A single region of the Solwaraspora sp. WMMD791 genome encodes:
- a CDS encoding flavin reductase family protein has product MNVDHPPPGEVLDPGALRQVFGTFATGVTVVTVGGGQPHGMTANSFASVSLDPPLVLVCVDRQAVMHDCLVTAGAFAVSVLAADQEAVARHFADRWRPLGQAQFDAVAWLPGPASGAPLIDGALAHLECGLWRAYDGGDHTIFTGRLLSARRHGDDEPVLFLRGRFRQLDPRRDEVPT; this is encoded by the coding sequence ATGAACGTCGACCATCCACCGCCCGGGGAGGTACTCGACCCGGGCGCCCTACGCCAGGTATTCGGGACCTTCGCCACCGGCGTCACCGTGGTGACCGTCGGCGGCGGCCAACCGCACGGGATGACCGCCAACTCCTTCGCCTCGGTGTCCCTGGATCCACCGCTGGTGCTGGTCTGCGTGGACCGGCAGGCGGTCATGCACGACTGTCTGGTGACCGCCGGCGCGTTCGCGGTGTCGGTGCTCGCCGCCGACCAGGAGGCGGTGGCCCGCCACTTCGCCGACCGGTGGCGGCCACTGGGCCAGGCCCAGTTCGACGCGGTCGCCTGGCTGCCAGGGCCGGCCAGCGGGGCGCCGCTGATCGACGGGGCGCTGGCCCATCTGGAATGCGGGCTGTGGCGCGCCTACGACGGCGGTGACCACACCATCTTCACGGGTCGGCTGCTGTCGGCGAGGCGCCACGGCGACGACGAGCCGGTGCTGTTCCTGCGGGGACGGTTCCGCCAGCTCGACCCGCGACGCGACGAGGTGCCGACGTGA
- a CDS encoding acyl-CoA thioesterase, which yields MSDYYEYRHTVGFEETNVVGNVYYVNYLRWQGRCREMFLKERAPSVLAEVQADLKLFTLRVDCEFFAEITAFDDLAIRMRLVDLAQTQLEFSFDYIRLGADGELPVARGRQRVACMRGPNTRTVPTRVPEALVRALAPYSALARA from the coding sequence ATGTCGGACTACTACGAGTACCGCCACACCGTGGGCTTCGAGGAGACCAACGTGGTGGGCAACGTCTACTACGTCAACTACCTGCGCTGGCAGGGGCGGTGCCGGGAGATGTTCCTCAAGGAACGGGCGCCGAGCGTACTCGCCGAGGTGCAGGCCGACCTCAAGTTGTTCACCCTCCGGGTGGACTGCGAGTTCTTCGCCGAGATCACCGCCTTCGACGACCTCGCCATCCGGATGCGGCTGGTGGACCTGGCGCAGACCCAGTTGGAGTTCAGTTTCGACTACATCCGGCTGGGTGCCGACGGCGAGTTGCCGGTGGCCCGGGGCCGGCAACGGGTGGCCTGCATGCGCGGACCGAACACCCGGACCGTTCCGACCCGGGTTCCCGAGGCGCTGGTACGGGCGTTGGCGCCGTACTCCGCGCTGGCGCGCGCCTGA
- a CDS encoding enediyne biosynthesis protein: MTTTTPQTARPAPRHDPKVVTALRRFAISISVFNILGYTVLGFEQPWLWPFVALATAYTIEIGLEIIGARAEGRPPRFLGDGVRGLAEFLYPAHITALAVNMLTYVNDQILAMMFGVAVAIGAKWVLRAPVRGRLRHYMNPSNFGIMMILVVFPWASIAPPYHFTENVDGFVDWFLPLAIIGLGTMLNAKLTGRMWLIGAWLGVFALQSVVRGILLDTSILGGLATMTGVAFVLFTNYMITDPGTSPSKPASQIAFGGGVALVYGMLTGAGIAYGLFFATAAVCAIRGVFLWSVHIVNKVREANEAQARAAAAAAGDPTAAPLTTPSNTKEVVVA; encoded by the coding sequence ATGACCACGACCACCCCGCAGACCGCCCGTCCCGCCCCCCGGCACGACCCCAAAGTCGTCACCGCGCTCCGCCGGTTCGCCATCTCGATCTCGGTGTTCAACATCCTGGGCTACACCGTGCTCGGCTTCGAGCAACCGTGGCTGTGGCCGTTCGTCGCGCTCGCCACGGCGTACACGATCGAGATCGGCCTGGAGATCATCGGTGCCCGGGCCGAAGGTCGCCCGCCCCGGTTCCTCGGCGACGGGGTACGCGGACTCGCCGAGTTCCTGTACCCGGCGCACATCACCGCGCTGGCGGTGAACATGCTGACCTACGTCAACGACCAGATCCTGGCGATGATGTTCGGTGTCGCGGTGGCGATCGGCGCCAAGTGGGTGCTGCGGGCACCGGTACGGGGCCGACTGCGGCACTACATGAACCCGTCGAACTTCGGGATCATGATGATCCTCGTCGTCTTCCCGTGGGCCAGCATCGCGCCGCCGTACCACTTCACCGAGAACGTGGACGGTTTCGTCGACTGGTTCCTGCCGCTGGCCATCATCGGCCTGGGCACGATGCTCAACGCCAAGCTGACCGGCCGGATGTGGCTGATCGGTGCCTGGCTCGGGGTCTTCGCGCTGCAGTCGGTCGTGCGCGGCATCCTGCTGGACACCTCGATCCTGGGCGGGCTGGCCACCATGACCGGCGTGGCGTTCGTCCTGTTCACCAACTACATGATCACCGACCCGGGGACCAGCCCGTCCAAACCGGCCTCGCAGATCGCCTTCGGCGGCGGCGTGGCGCTGGTCTACGGCATGCTCACCGGCGCCGGCATCGCGTACGGGCTGTTCTTCGCCACGGCGGCGGTGTGCGCCATCCGGGGCGTGTTCCTCTGGTCGGTGCACATCGTCAACAAGGTCCGTGAGGCCAACGAGGCCCAGGCCCGCGCCGCAGCCGCGGCCGCCGGTGACCCGACCGCCGCACCGCTGACCACACCGTCGAACACGAAGGAGGTGGTGGTGGCGTGA
- a CDS encoding type I polyketide synthase yields the protein MTRISIVGMACRYPDATSPRELWDNALAGRRAFRRLPDVRMRLADYWDADPAAPDRFYARNAAVIEGYEFDRIAYKIAGSTYRSTDLTHWLALDVAATALADAGFPMAEGLPRERTSVVVGNSLTGEFSRANLMRLRWPYVRRMVAAALKEQDWDDEQLATFLADLETSYKAPFPAIDEDTLAGGLSNTIAGRICNHFDLKGGGYTVDGACSSSLLSVATACKSLLDGEVDVAIAGGVDLSIDPFEIIGFAKTGALARGEMRVYDKGSNGFWPGEGCGMIVLMREPDATAAGHRSYATIAGWGISSDGKGGITRPEVSGYQLALHRAYERAGFGIDTVGLFEGHGTGTAVGDSTELKALTLARQAADPDGRPAVIGSIKGMIGHTKAAAGVAGLIKAAMAVHHEVLPPAIGCVDPHDELTRPDAALRVLRQAEPWSADVPVRASVTAMGFGGINTHVVLEKRDARRRSRLDSRTFSLATSVQDAELLAVDALSRDELRERLHKLVEFVPTVAYAQLADLAATLHRELRDLPYRAAVVVTSPEDAVRQLQRVLDVLDTDQTRLVTEDGRAFLGYASGPGRIGYLFPGQGSGRGTSGGALRRRFAEADQVYRRSALPESADGVATSVAQPRIVTGSLAGLTVLANLGLEATVAVGHSLGEISALHWAGAIDEETLLRVARVRGQTMAAHSASGTMAGVGADPDTVQELLTGTDVVIAGYNGPQQTVVAGPVDQVERVCHAAREVALAATPLAVSHAFHSPLVAPAAGAFADQLTGERFQRLHRTVVSTVTGEVLPAETDVPALLHRQIVDPVLFAPAAAAAAKDVDLLVEVGPGRVLSGLAAAITDVPALALDTDSQSLVGLLRVVAGAFVVGAAGIHSGLFHGRLTRSLAVGAEFTFFASPCETAPTVTIATTATVAPATPATPAAEATPVDDAESTVDLLRRMAAERAELPMEMVRDDSRLLDDLHLSSITVGQLVNQAAARRGIAASATPTNFATATVGQLADALDQLSATATDGDAHAPTVVDGAAPWSRAFRIDLDPAGPPAPVVAAPGAPAGGGWQVYARDDHPLAEPLRLALDRAGLGGGVLVCLSPQCPADEVELALRAARAVLAGGGDRFVLVQSDRGAAGLAKTLRLEAPQLKVTVVHVPLIREALPWVCAEVAATDGFLESYYEPDGSRRVPVLRALPVRAERTAQVLGGDDVLLVTGGGKGITAECALALAADSGARLAVLGRSDPADDPDLAANLRRMTDAGITVHYGRADVTDADQVQRAVAQVTAALGPVTAVLHGAGRNEPTALTNLDMAQVRQTFAPKVDGLDAVLAAVDPDRLRLLVTFGSIIGRAGLRGEAHYATANEWLAERTVRFQREHPQCRAVCMEWSVWSGVGMGERLSVVESLQREGVIPISLDDGVTLMRRLVGDPDVPPVVVVSGRTTGIDTVAHDLPDLPLLRFVDKPLVRYHGVELVCETVLHPGSDLYLDDHRLDGNLLFPAVFGMEAMAQVATAVTGASTVPRIEQAEFLRPIVVPPDGSTTIRIAATVVDDAAVDVTIRSAETAFAAEHFRARLRFDTDPAPDGPPDQVDDGLPPVALDPARDLYVDTMFQGARFQRVRRYHRAAARHIDTDVAADPQTAWFAPYLPGDLLLGDPGLRDALMHANQVCVPDATLLPQGIDRVHPGGADLVGPGDFRFCAVERSRDGDTYRYDIAVRDRDGRVVERWEGLRLRAVRKKGGAGPWVAPLLGPYLERTVQDLLGSDTAVVVEPVLPDEDEATTRRERTGRAAGRALGRPVSVTHRPDGRPELPGTAVSAAHGAGVTLCVTGTGDLGCDVEPVASRSVDEWRDLLGNHLPLAQLLARDLAEPLDVAATRVWSAVECLQKVGRPQPTPLSQLTGGPAGWVVLASGSQRIATMATTLRDHPGPVVVAVLAQGR from the coding sequence GTGACCAGGATCTCCATCGTCGGCATGGCCTGCCGCTACCCGGACGCCACATCGCCGCGGGAGCTGTGGGACAACGCTCTCGCCGGCCGGCGGGCGTTCCGGCGGCTGCCGGACGTACGGATGCGGCTGGCCGACTACTGGGACGCCGACCCGGCCGCCCCGGACCGGTTCTACGCCCGCAACGCCGCCGTCATCGAGGGGTACGAGTTCGACCGGATCGCGTACAAGATCGCCGGAAGCACCTACCGGTCGACGGACCTGACCCACTGGCTGGCCCTGGACGTCGCCGCGACGGCGCTGGCCGACGCCGGGTTCCCGATGGCCGAAGGGCTGCCCCGCGAACGGACCAGCGTGGTCGTCGGCAACAGCCTCACCGGCGAGTTCTCCCGGGCGAACCTGATGCGGCTGCGCTGGCCGTACGTACGCCGGATGGTCGCCGCCGCGCTCAAGGAGCAGGACTGGGACGACGAGCAGCTCGCCACGTTCCTGGCCGATCTGGAGACCAGCTACAAGGCGCCCTTCCCGGCGATCGACGAGGACACCCTCGCCGGCGGTCTGTCCAACACCATCGCCGGGCGGATCTGCAACCACTTCGATCTCAAGGGTGGCGGCTACACCGTGGACGGCGCCTGCTCGTCGTCGCTGCTGTCGGTGGCGACCGCCTGCAAGTCGCTGCTCGACGGCGAGGTCGACGTCGCCATCGCCGGCGGGGTCGACCTGTCGATCGACCCGTTCGAGATCATCGGTTTCGCCAAGACCGGGGCCCTCGCCCGGGGCGAGATGCGGGTGTACGACAAGGGCTCCAACGGGTTCTGGCCCGGTGAGGGCTGCGGGATGATCGTGCTGATGCGCGAGCCGGACGCCACGGCGGCCGGGCACCGCAGCTACGCCACCATCGCCGGCTGGGGCATCTCCTCCGACGGCAAGGGCGGCATCACCCGGCCCGAGGTCAGCGGCTACCAGTTGGCGCTGCACCGGGCGTACGAGCGGGCCGGTTTCGGCATCGACACGGTCGGCCTGTTCGAGGGACACGGCACCGGTACGGCGGTCGGCGACAGCACCGAACTGAAGGCGCTCACCCTGGCCCGGCAGGCGGCCGATCCCGACGGGCGACCGGCGGTGATCGGCTCGATCAAGGGCATGATCGGGCACACCAAGGCGGCAGCCGGGGTGGCCGGCCTGATCAAGGCGGCGATGGCGGTGCATCACGAGGTGCTGCCCCCGGCGATCGGCTGCGTCGATCCGCACGACGAGCTGACCCGCCCGGACGCCGCGCTGCGGGTGCTGCGGCAGGCCGAGCCGTGGTCCGCCGACGTGCCGGTACGGGCCAGTGTGACCGCGATGGGCTTCGGTGGGATCAACACCCACGTGGTGCTGGAGAAGCGCGACGCCCGGCGGCGCAGCCGGCTGGACAGCCGGACCTTCTCGCTGGCGACCTCGGTGCAGGACGCCGAACTGCTCGCCGTCGACGCGCTGTCCCGCGACGAGCTGCGCGAGCGGCTGCACAAGCTGGTCGAGTTCGTGCCGACGGTGGCGTACGCGCAGTTGGCCGACCTGGCCGCCACGTTGCACCGGGAGTTGCGCGACCTGCCGTACCGGGCGGCGGTGGTGGTGACCTCGCCGGAGGACGCGGTACGGCAACTGCAACGGGTCCTCGACGTGCTCGACACCGACCAGACCCGCCTGGTCACCGAGGACGGCCGGGCCTTCCTCGGCTACGCCAGCGGGCCCGGCCGGATCGGCTACCTGTTCCCCGGCCAGGGTTCCGGGCGGGGCACCAGCGGCGGCGCGCTGCGGCGCCGGTTCGCCGAGGCGGACCAGGTGTACCGCCGGTCGGCCCTGCCGGAGTCGGCCGACGGCGTCGCCACCTCCGTCGCCCAGCCCCGGATCGTGACCGGATCGCTGGCCGGTCTCACCGTGCTGGCGAATCTGGGACTGGAGGCGACCGTCGCGGTCGGCCACAGTCTCGGCGAGATCTCGGCGCTGCACTGGGCCGGCGCCATCGACGAGGAGACGCTGCTGCGGGTCGCGCGGGTGCGGGGCCAGACGATGGCCGCGCACAGCGCGTCCGGCACGATGGCCGGTGTCGGCGCCGACCCGGACACCGTGCAGGAGCTGCTCACCGGCACCGACGTGGTGATCGCCGGCTACAACGGGCCGCAGCAGACCGTCGTCGCCGGCCCGGTCGACCAGGTCGAGCGGGTCTGCCACGCGGCCCGGGAGGTTGCGCTGGCGGCGACCCCGCTGGCGGTGTCCCACGCGTTCCACTCGCCGCTGGTCGCACCCGCCGCCGGGGCCTTCGCCGATCAGCTGACCGGAGAGCGGTTCCAGCGGCTGCACCGTACGGTCGTGTCGACGGTGACCGGCGAGGTCCTGCCGGCGGAGACCGACGTGCCGGCCCTGCTGCACCGGCAGATCGTCGACCCGGTGCTGTTCGCGCCGGCGGCGGCCGCCGCCGCCAAGGACGTCGACCTGCTCGTCGAGGTCGGACCGGGCCGGGTGCTCAGCGGCCTGGCCGCCGCCATCACCGACGTGCCCGCGCTGGCGTTGGACACCGACAGCCAGTCCCTGGTGGGGCTGCTGCGGGTGGTGGCGGGCGCGTTCGTGGTCGGCGCGGCGGGCATCCACTCCGGGCTGTTCCACGGCCGGTTGACCCGCAGCCTGGCCGTCGGGGCCGAGTTCACGTTCTTCGCCAGCCCCTGTGAGACGGCACCGACCGTCACGATCGCCACGACGGCGACCGTGGCCCCGGCGACCCCGGCGACGCCAGCGGCCGAGGCGACCCCGGTCGACGACGCCGAGTCGACCGTGGACCTGCTGCGGCGGATGGCCGCCGAGCGGGCCGAACTTCCGATGGAGATGGTCCGTGACGACAGTCGACTCCTCGACGACCTGCACCTGAGCTCCATCACCGTGGGACAGCTGGTCAACCAGGCGGCCGCCCGGCGCGGCATCGCGGCCAGTGCCACCCCGACGAACTTCGCCACCGCCACCGTCGGTCAGCTCGCCGACGCCCTCGACCAGCTCAGCGCGACGGCGACCGACGGCGACGCGCACGCGCCGACCGTGGTCGACGGTGCCGCACCCTGGTCGAGGGCCTTCCGGATCGACCTCGACCCGGCCGGTCCGCCGGCACCGGTGGTCGCCGCCCCCGGCGCGCCGGCCGGCGGGGGCTGGCAGGTGTACGCCCGCGACGACCATCCGCTCGCCGAACCGTTGCGGCTGGCCCTGGACCGGGCCGGGCTCGGCGGCGGAGTACTGGTCTGCCTCTCCCCGCAGTGCCCCGCGGACGAGGTGGAGCTCGCGCTGCGGGCCGCCCGGGCGGTGCTCGCCGGCGGCGGCGACCGCTTCGTCCTGGTCCAGTCCGACCGGGGCGCGGCCGGGCTGGCGAAGACGCTCCGGCTGGAGGCACCGCAGCTGAAGGTGACCGTGGTGCACGTGCCGCTGATCCGCGAGGCGCTGCCGTGGGTGTGCGCCGAGGTCGCCGCGACCGACGGGTTCCTCGAGTCCTACTACGAACCTGACGGCAGCCGGCGGGTGCCGGTGCTGCGGGCACTGCCGGTACGGGCCGAACGCACCGCGCAGGTTCTCGGCGGTGACGACGTCCTGCTGGTCACCGGCGGCGGCAAGGGCATCACCGCCGAGTGCGCCCTGGCGCTGGCCGCCGACAGCGGTGCCCGGCTCGCCGTACTGGGTCGCTCCGACCCGGCCGACGACCCGGACCTGGCCGCGAACCTGCGGCGGATGACCGACGCCGGGATCACCGTCCACTACGGCCGCGCCGACGTCACCGACGCCGACCAGGTCCAGCGGGCGGTGGCGCAGGTCACCGCCGCGCTCGGCCCGGTCACCGCGGTCCTGCACGGCGCCGGACGCAACGAGCCGACGGCGTTGACCAACCTCGACATGGCGCAGGTCCGGCAGACGTTCGCCCCGAAGGTCGACGGACTGGACGCGGTGCTGGCCGCGGTCGACCCCGACCGGCTGCGGCTGCTGGTCACCTTCGGCAGCATCATCGGCCGGGCCGGTCTGCGCGGCGAGGCGCACTACGCGACCGCCAACGAATGGCTCGCCGAGCGGACCGTCCGGTTCCAGCGGGAGCATCCGCAGTGCCGGGCCGTCTGCATGGAGTGGTCGGTCTGGTCCGGGGTGGGCATGGGCGAGCGGTTGTCTGTCGTCGAGTCGCTGCAGCGTGAAGGAGTGATCCCGATCTCCCTCGACGACGGGGTGACGCTGATGCGTCGGCTCGTCGGCGATCCCGACGTCCCACCGGTGGTGGTGGTCAGCGGACGGACCACGGGCATCGACACGGTCGCGCACGACCTGCCTGACCTGCCGCTGTTGCGCTTCGTCGACAAGCCGCTGGTGCGGTACCACGGCGTGGAACTCGTCTGCGAGACCGTCCTGCACCCGGGCAGCGACCTCTATCTCGACGATCACCGGTTGGACGGCAACCTGCTCTTCCCGGCGGTGTTCGGCATGGAGGCGATGGCCCAGGTGGCGACCGCGGTGACCGGGGCGTCGACGGTGCCCCGCATCGAGCAGGCCGAGTTCCTACGGCCGATCGTGGTGCCACCGGACGGCAGCACCACGATCCGGATCGCCGCGACCGTCGTCGACGACGCGGCGGTGGACGTGACCATCCGCAGTGCGGAGACCGCCTTCGCCGCCGAGCATTTCCGGGCCAGGCTGCGCTTCGACACCGACCCGGCCCCGGACGGGCCGCCGGACCAGGTCGACGACGGGCTGCCGCCGGTGGCCCTCGACCCGGCCCGGGACCTGTACGTGGACACCATGTTCCAGGGGGCCCGGTTCCAGCGGGTACGCCGCTACCACCGGGCCGCCGCGCGGCACATCGACACCGATGTCGCGGCCGACCCGCAGACCGCGTGGTTCGCCCCGTACCTGCCGGGCGACCTGCTGCTCGGCGACCCGGGGCTACGGGACGCGCTGATGCACGCCAACCAGGTGTGCGTACCGGACGCGACGTTGCTGCCGCAGGGCATCGACCGGGTCCACCCCGGCGGGGCCGACCTGGTCGGTCCGGGCGACTTCCGGTTCTGCGCCGTCGAACGCAGCCGCGACGGCGACACCTACCGCTACGACATCGCGGTACGCGACCGCGACGGCAGAGTCGTCGAACGGTGGGAAGGGCTGCGGCTGCGTGCGGTCCGCAAGAAGGGCGGTGCCGGCCCGTGGGTCGCCCCACTGCTCGGGCCGTACCTGGAGCGCACCGTGCAGGACCTGCTGGGCAGCGACACGGCGGTGGTCGTCGAGCCGGTGCTGCCGGACGAGGACGAGGCCACGACCCGGCGCGAGCGCACCGGGCGGGCCGCCGGTCGGGCACTCGGCCGGCCGGTGTCGGTCACCCACCGCCCGGACGGTCGGCCAGAACTGCCCGGTACGGCGGTCTCGGCCGCGCACGGCGCCGGGGTGACCCTCTGCGTCACCGGCACCGGCGACCTCGGCTGCGACGTCGAACCGGTGGCCAGCCGCTCCGTCGACGAGTGGCGTGACCTGCTCGGCAACCACCTGCCGCTGGCGCAACTACTGGCCCGCGACCTCGCCGAGCCGCTCGACGTCGCCGCGACCCGGGTGTGGAGCGCGGTGGAGTGTCTGCAGAAGGTCGGCCGTCCGCAGCCGACGCCACTGTCCCAGCTCACCGGCGGGCCGGCGGGCTGGGTGGTGCTGGCCAGCGGGAGCCAGCGGATCGCCACGATGGCAACCACGCTGCGCGACCACCCGGGCCCGGTCGTCGTCGCCGTCCTGGCGCAGGGGCGGTGA
- a CDS encoding CRTAC1 family protein: MSSTVGLLRRQLAGVIAVLLVVSLFVLARQPGYAADTRAGLAAGYSFTPMSIAMPGGFTQQSIRKVNQEYEHIDAWISSVGAAIAMNDLDGDGLANDLCVTDPRIDQVVVSPTPDSPARYAPFALDPDPLPMHFAMAPMGCAPGDFNADGRMDLLVYLWGRTPIIYLARADVDELGPDSYRPTELMPGPSGTGYTGPDWNTNTVTVADFDGDGYEDIHVGNYFPHSPVLDHTVYGGVEMNHSMSHGLNGGPDYIFRWTGATSGAEPTVRYERVDDAIPADASTGWALASGAIDLDGDLLPELYLAHDFGPDRLLHNRSTPGTIDFAIVEAVRKGTVPKSKQLGVDSFKGMGVDFGDLDGDGNYDLFVSNITTSFGIVESNYAFINDAADTEEMRRRLAAGEAPFTDRSAPMGLAWSGWGWDTKLADFNNSGQTVVTQALGFVKGEVNRWPQLQELATANDLLLSNPAWWPNVRAGDDVAGGQTLRFFVPDETGRYVDVAAELGLAVPVPTRGIATGDADGDGLLDWAVARQWAEPVYYHNDSPSPGAFLGLHLTHPHDTVPRQAGSPATGAQVVATTADGRVFLSRVDGGSGHSGHRSHEVHIGLGEVTGPVQVQISWRDRTGQAHEQTLEMTPGWHSVQLGSEATVR; this comes from the coding sequence GTGTCGTCCACAGTTGGCTTGCTTCGCCGGCAACTCGCCGGGGTCATCGCGGTCCTGCTGGTGGTGAGCCTGTTCGTTCTCGCCCGCCAGCCCGGCTACGCCGCTGACACCCGTGCGGGCCTGGCCGCCGGCTACTCGTTCACGCCGATGTCGATCGCGATGCCGGGCGGCTTCACCCAGCAGTCGATCCGCAAGGTCAACCAGGAGTACGAACACATCGACGCCTGGATCTCCTCGGTCGGTGCCGCGATCGCCATGAACGACCTCGACGGCGACGGCCTGGCCAACGACCTGTGCGTCACCGATCCCCGGATCGACCAGGTCGTGGTGAGCCCGACGCCGGACAGTCCGGCCCGGTACGCACCGTTCGCGCTCGACCCGGACCCGCTGCCCATGCACTTCGCGATGGCGCCGATGGGCTGCGCACCGGGTGACTTCAACGCCGACGGCCGGATGGACCTGCTGGTCTACCTGTGGGGCCGCACCCCGATCATCTACCTGGCCAGGGCCGACGTCGACGAGCTCGGCCCGGACAGCTACCGGCCGACCGAGTTGATGCCGGGTCCGTCCGGAACGGGCTACACCGGCCCGGACTGGAACACCAACACGGTCACCGTCGCCGACTTCGACGGCGACGGCTACGAGGACATCCACGTCGGCAACTACTTCCCGCACAGCCCGGTGCTCGACCACACGGTCTACGGCGGGGTGGAGATGAACCACTCGATGTCCCACGGGCTCAACGGCGGCCCGGACTACATCTTCCGGTGGACCGGGGCGACCAGCGGCGCCGAGCCGACGGTGCGCTACGAACGCGTCGACGACGCCATCCCCGCCGACGCCTCGACCGGCTGGGCGCTGGCTTCGGGCGCGATCGACCTCGACGGCGATCTGCTGCCGGAGCTGTACCTGGCGCACGACTTCGGCCCCGACCGGCTGCTGCACAACCGGTCCACCCCGGGCACCATCGACTTCGCCATCGTCGAGGCGGTCCGCAAGGGCACCGTGCCGAAGTCCAAGCAGCTCGGCGTGGACTCGTTCAAGGGCATGGGCGTCGACTTCGGCGACCTCGACGGGGACGGCAACTACGACCTGTTCGTCAGCAACATCACCACGTCGTTCGGCATCGTGGAGAGCAACTACGCCTTCATCAACGACGCCGCGGACACCGAGGAGATGCGCCGCCGGCTCGCCGCCGGTGAAGCGCCCTTCACCGACCGCAGCGCGCCGATGGGCCTGGCCTGGTCCGGTTGGGGCTGGGACACCAAACTGGCCGATTTCAACAACAGCGGCCAGACCGTGGTCACCCAGGCGCTCGGGTTCGTCAAGGGCGAGGTCAACCGGTGGCCGCAGCTGCAGGAGCTGGCGACCGCGAACGACCTGCTGCTGTCCAATCCGGCCTGGTGGCCCAACGTGCGCGCCGGCGACGACGTCGCCGGTGGGCAGACCCTGCGGTTCTTCGTACCCGACGAGACCGGACGCTACGTCGACGTGGCCGCCGAACTCGGTCTGGCGGTGCCGGTGCCGACCCGTGGCATCGCCACCGGCGACGCCGACGGCGACGGGCTGCTCGACTGGGCGGTCGCCCGGCAGTGGGCCGAACCGGTCTACTACCACAACGACAGCCCGTCGCCCGGCGCCTTCCTCGGCCTGCACCTGACCCACCCGCACGACACCGTCCCCAGGCAGGCCGGTTCGCCGGCGACCGGTGCCCAGGTCGTCGCCACCACCGCCGACGGACGGGTCTTCCTGTCCCGGGTCGACGGCGGCAGCGGCCACTCCGGCCACCGCAGCCACGAGGTGCACATCGGACTCGGTGAGGTGACCGGGCCGGTGCAGGTGCAGATCAGCTGGCGGGACCGCACCGGCCAGGCACACGAACAGACCCTTGAGATGACCCCCGGCTGGCACTCCGTACAGCTCGGGTCCGAGGCCACGGTGAGGTGA
- a CDS encoding DUF1702 family protein has translation MATYWRKTRRALLTPKLSETTLEVRGFHAKNSTSRDVLETVGRSFIAGYAAAMEAATPAEVAVPLAELPVRYQGFAYEGAAMGFAILDGLPFGRSDHVSRFLAGPGDAHVYMAYVGIGWAMARLPRFRWRTLTAPDPLLRWLALDGYGFHQAYFHTDRYVHQRHEETDFPWPISGPRWYARRAIDQGVGRASWFVGGTDPQRVAALIDAFAPHRRADLYSGAALAATYAGGADADELRTLWDRAGDARPQVAQASAFAAEARARAGLVVAHNELATEIFCGMSVSDAATVSRQTRPDPATTGPVPAYEVWRERTANQFVSLGRC, from the coding sequence TTGGCTACGTACTGGCGTAAGACGAGACGCGCGCTCCTGACGCCGAAGCTTTCCGAGACGACCTTGGAAGTCCGCGGCTTCCATGCCAAGAACTCCACCTCACGCGACGTCCTGGAGACCGTTGGGCGATCGTTCATCGCCGGGTACGCGGCGGCCATGGAGGCGGCCACACCGGCGGAGGTCGCCGTGCCCCTAGCCGAACTACCGGTGCGCTACCAGGGTTTCGCCTACGAGGGCGCGGCCATGGGTTTCGCCATTCTCGACGGGCTGCCGTTCGGTCGTTCCGACCATGTCTCCCGTTTCCTGGCCGGGCCGGGCGACGCGCACGTCTACATGGCCTATGTCGGCATCGGGTGGGCGATGGCCCGGTTGCCGAGATTCCGGTGGCGGACGCTGACCGCGCCGGACCCGCTGCTGCGCTGGCTGGCCCTGGACGGGTACGGGTTCCACCAGGCGTACTTCCACACCGACCGGTACGTCCATCAGCGCCACGAGGAGACCGACTTTCCGTGGCCGATCAGCGGCCCACGCTGGTACGCCAGACGCGCGATCGACCAGGGCGTCGGCCGGGCCAGCTGGTTCGTCGGCGGCACCGACCCGCAGCGGGTCGCCGCGCTGATCGACGCCTTCGCCCCCCACCGGCGCGCCGACCTGTACAGCGGTGCCGCGCTGGCGGCGACGTACGCCGGCGGCGCCGACGCCGACGAGCTCCGGACGTTGTGGGACCGCGCCGGTGACGCCCGGCCGCAGGTCGCCCAGGCCAGCGCCTTCGCCGCCGAGGCACGGGCGCGGGCCGGCCTGGTGGTGGCGCACAACGAGCTCGCCACCGAGATCTTCTGCGGAATGTCCGTGTCCGACGCGGCGACGGTCAGCCGACAGACCCGGCCCGACCCCGCGACCACCGGCCCGGTGCCGGCCTACGAGGTGTGGCGGGAGCGCACCGCCAACCAGTTCGTCTCTCTTGGGAGGTGCTAG